The Candidatus Angelobacter sp. DNA segment GGAAGCGGTGCATCCCTTTGAAAAACTTCAGGTTCTCGATGCACTCGCGTTTGAACGCGCGATACGTGCATCCGGCGTCACTGATCTGTTCACCCGACAGTTTGTTCCTCACCCAGTTGGCGATGCGCGACGACGCAATGCGTACGAAGCCGTCGCCCTTGCCGCGCGTTTCGATGCGTGTGCCGCAGACGCAATCGAATTGCTGGAGCGCGTCGAGAAACTTCGGCAGGTCGCGCGGGTCGTTCTGCAAATCGGCATCCAAGGTGACGAGGTATTTGCCGCGCGCCGCCTTGAGTCCGGCCCAGCTCGCCGCCGACTCGCCGCAGTTGAACGCGAATCGCTGAACGTGGAGTCGCGGATCGCCCGCCGCGAGTTCCTTCAGGATTTCCCAGGATTTGTCCTGACTGCAATCGTCGGTGATGACGACCTCGTAAGGCAGCTTGAGCGGATCCACCGCATCGTGGACAGCCTTGAGCAACGCACGCAAATTCCCCTCTTCGTTATAGCAGGGAATGACGAGGCTGAGTGCGGGGAGATCAGTGTTCATCAATTCCACAATTCTCGCAGCATTACAGCGAGCTATTTCGTCTCGTAAAATTCGACGACCGCATCACACACACGATCCGCATCGGTCAACGCCATCTCGCCGTGAATCGGCAGTGACAGGATTTCCTTCACGATCTGCTCGGTCCTCGGTAGTCGGGGAATGTCGCGGAACTTGCTCATCACCGCCGGTTGCTGATGGTTCGGTACCGGGTAATGAATACCGGTCTCGATGCCGCGCTCTTTCAAAAACTTTTGCAGCTCGTCGCGGCGCTGCACACGGACGACGTACATGTGATAGACCGCGCGCGCCCAGGGCCTTTCCGGCGGCGTAACGGCAATACCTTTCAATCGCTCGTTGTAGCGCGTGGCAATGGCGCGGCGCTGATCGTTGAACCGGTCGAGATGCTTCAGCATCACGCGGCCAATCGCACCCTGGATCTCGTTGAAGCGGACGTTGAACCCGGCGAATTCGTGGTGGTATTTGTCCTTGCGCCCGTGGTTTCGCAACATGCGGATCTTTTCGGCCAATGCGTCGTCGTTCGTCACGAGACAGCCGCCATCACCGAGCACGGTGAGGTTTTTCGACGGAAAAAATGAGAACGCGCCGAAGTGACCCATCGAGCCGACCACCCTGCCGTTGTATTTTGCGCCTTGCGCCTGCGCGCAGTCTTCCAGCACCCAGAATTCATATTTCGCGCCGATGGCCAGCACACGATCGAGGTTCACCGGATGGCCGTAAAGATGGACCGGAATGATACCGACCGTGCGTGGCGTGACGAGCGATTCGATCTGCTCCACGTCCATGCAACAGGTGTCGTCGATGTCGATGAAGACCGGCTTCACTCCGCAATGGATCAGCGGTTCCATGGTGGGAAACGCGGTGTGCGACGGCACGATGACTTCATCGCCGGGCTTCAATCCCTGCGCGAGGTGGAGCAGATAGACGATCATCGTCCACGACGAGCCGAGGATGGCGTGTTTGGCGCCGGTGTAGGCGGCGAGTTCGCTTTCAAACGCCTGGCATTCCCTGCCGAGGATATATTGGCCGGAACGCAGCGCGCGCAACGCGGCCTCTTCGACCTCTGGATTCAGAAAGCATTTGGAGAGGGGAATTTTTTGCATAATTTCTAACCCGCTCGGCGCTCGAACCGCGGAAGGAGAAAAGCTCAGCGGGCTTCGCCGACAAGCATGGTTTTCATTTTAACTCCACGGTTCGCCCTGCTGTTACCGACTCCGTCGCTGCTTCCAGCACGCGCACGCAATCGTAGCCGGCCCAACCGTCGGCCCGGGGCGATTTGCGCGTCTCGACCGCCTCGACGAAGGTGCGCAGTTCGGCCCGCA contains these protein-coding regions:
- a CDS encoding glycosyltransferase family 2 protein translates to MNTDLPALSLVIPCYNEEGNLRALLKAVHDAVDPLKLPYEVVITDDCSQDKSWEILKELAAGDPRLHVQRFAFNCGESAASWAGLKAARGKYLVTLDADLQNDPRDLPKFLDALQQFDCVCGTRIETRGKGDGFVRIASSRIANWVRNKLSGEQISDAGCTYRAFKRECIENLKFFKGMHRF
- a CDS encoding DegT/DnrJ/EryC1/StrS family aminotransferase, with the translated sequence MQKIPLSKCFLNPEVEEAALRALRSGQYILGRECQAFESELAAYTGAKHAILGSSWTMIVYLLHLAQGLKPGDEVIVPSHTAFPTMEPLIHCGVKPVFIDIDDTCCMDVEQIESLVTPRTVGIIPVHLYGHPVNLDRVLAIGAKYEFWVLEDCAQAQGAKYNGRVVGSMGHFGAFSFFPSKNLTVLGDGGCLVTNDDALAEKIRMLRNHGRKDKYHHEFAGFNVRFNEIQGAIGRVMLKHLDRFNDQRRAIATRYNERLKGIAVTPPERPWARAVYHMYVVRVQRRDELQKFLKERGIETGIHYPVPNHQQPAVMSKFRDIPRLPRTEQIVKEILSLPIHGEMALTDADRVCDAVVEFYETK